A single Roseomonas gilardii DNA region contains:
- a CDS encoding PAS domain-containing protein codes for MTDQNEKRPWTEAERLAALDSYAILDTPPEQDFDDLVRLAAELLEAPMAAVNLIAESRQWFKAEVGLGVREMPLDDSICSRMLLQRGELIVPDLLEDPRFSCNPLVNAGSGLRFYAGELLQTPDGLPLGTLCVLDTKPRPEGLTARQRFVLKTLARQVMSQLTLRLSLARQARSEALRRQVLDSANDFAIISTDLAGRVSGWNAGAANILGWTEAEILGRPADVIFVPEDRAAGLPEVEMERAARNGRAADERWHRRKDGSRFWASGETMPLRDERGAHTGYLKLLRDRTEQHFAGQALEAVNERFRLAQRATRDAIWDWSLTDNSVLWNEALEDAYGWTPGQVEPTGDWWIAQIHPEDRARVDHSIHAVIAGAGTGWTEEYRFRRADGSYADVLDRGYVIRDAAGRPIRMIGALLDLSERRRADAALRDRENRLRLATAGARIGTFDYWVQTEELTWDDRCRALFGLPPGVPVSYEGTFLAGLHPEDRTRADAAVRQSLDPAGSGRFAAEYRTVGLQDGIERWVSAQGETHFEDGRPVRLIGTVLDITDRKKAEEALRERETRYRTLFNSMDDGFCIIEFFDGPHGPLSDYVHVEANPGYERHTGIPDIVGKTIRGFASDEADGWVELYGEVLRTGQPIRFERYFAAAGRHIDVSAARIEPASRRQVSVLFRDVTARREAEAALRASEALARENIQRVQLALAAGAIVGTWFWDLPTDRFTVDEAFARSFGLDPALGRVGLSLEQVVANVHPDDKAGLIAAISEVVARGGAYAHQYRVRRTDGKYYWIEANGRVDHAPDGTPLSFPGVLVDVQERRALEAERDRATAELRALTETLEQRIAERTADLLLAEEQLRQSQKMEAVGQLTGGIAHDFNNLLTGIIGSLELLGTRIAQGRYKDVERYVGAAQGAARRAAALTHRLLAFSRRQTLDPKPTDANRLVAGMEELVRRTVGPSVELEVVGAAGLWPTLVDPNQLENALLNLCINARDAMPHGGRLTIETANRWIDERTARERDIAPGQYISLCVSDTGTGMPPDVIAKAFDPFFTTKPLGQGTGLGLSMIYGFARQSGGQTRIYSEVGRGTTVCLYLPRHQGEAEAAEAMPVPVEAPRAECGETVLVVDDDPTVRMLVMEVLEEQGYAAIEAGDGASGLRVLQSDTRIDLLVTDVGLPGGMNGRQMADAARVGRPALKVLFITGYAENAVVGDGHLEPGMHVLTKPFAMDALANRIRELIAAG; via the coding sequence GTGACCGACCAGAACGAGAAGCGGCCCTGGACCGAGGCCGAACGGCTCGCGGCCCTGGACAGCTACGCCATTCTCGACACGCCGCCGGAGCAGGATTTCGACGACCTCGTCCGTCTGGCCGCCGAGTTGCTCGAAGCACCCATGGCCGCGGTGAACCTGATCGCGGAGAGCAGGCAGTGGTTCAAGGCCGAGGTTGGCCTCGGCGTGCGGGAGATGCCGCTCGACGATTCGATCTGCTCCCGGATGCTGCTCCAGCGCGGCGAGCTGATCGTCCCGGACCTGCTGGAGGACCCCCGCTTCAGCTGCAACCCGCTGGTCAATGCGGGGTCCGGGCTGCGGTTCTACGCGGGCGAGCTGCTGCAGACTCCGGACGGGCTACCCCTGGGCACGCTGTGCGTCCTCGACACGAAGCCCCGGCCGGAGGGCCTGACGGCCCGGCAGCGCTTCGTTCTGAAGACGCTGGCCCGGCAGGTGATGAGCCAGCTCACCCTGCGGCTGAGCCTGGCGCGGCAGGCCCGGTCCGAGGCGCTGCGGCGGCAGGTCCTGGACAGCGCCAACGACTTCGCCATCATCAGCACGGATCTGGCGGGCCGGGTCAGCGGCTGGAACGCCGGGGCGGCGAACATCCTGGGCTGGACGGAGGCCGAGATTCTCGGCCGGCCGGCGGATGTGATCTTCGTGCCGGAGGATCGGGCGGCCGGCCTCCCGGAAGTCGAGATGGAGCGGGCGGCCCGGAACGGCCGGGCCGCCGACGAACGCTGGCACCGGCGCAAGGATGGCTCCCGCTTCTGGGCTTCCGGCGAGACGATGCCGCTGCGGGACGAGCGGGGAGCCCATACCGGCTACCTCAAGCTGCTGCGGGACCGGACCGAGCAGCACTTCGCGGGCCAAGCGCTGGAAGCGGTCAACGAGCGCTTCCGACTGGCGCAGCGGGCGACCCGCGACGCGATCTGGGACTGGAGCCTCACGGACAACAGCGTGCTCTGGAACGAGGCGCTGGAAGATGCCTATGGCTGGACCCCTGGGCAGGTGGAGCCGACCGGCGACTGGTGGATCGCCCAGATCCATCCCGAGGACCGGGCGCGGGTGGACCACAGCATCCATGCGGTGATCGCCGGAGCCGGCACGGGCTGGACGGAGGAGTACCGTTTCCGCCGGGCCGATGGCAGCTACGCGGATGTGCTGGACCGCGGCTACGTCATCCGCGATGCGGCGGGACGTCCAATCCGCATGATCGGCGCCCTGCTCGACCTGAGCGAGCGCCGCCGGGCCGATGCCGCCCTGCGGGACCGGGAGAACCGGCTGCGGCTGGCCACGGCGGGGGCCCGGATCGGCACCTTCGACTATTGGGTGCAGACGGAGGAGCTGACCTGGGACGACCGCTGCCGCGCGCTGTTCGGCCTGCCGCCCGGGGTTCCGGTGAGCTACGAGGGCACCTTCCTGGCAGGGCTGCATCCGGAGGACAGGACGCGGGCGGACGCGGCGGTGCGGCAGTCCCTGGACCCGGCGGGGTCGGGCCGTTTCGCCGCCGAATATCGCACCGTCGGGCTGCAGGACGGGATCGAGCGCTGGGTCTCGGCCCAGGGCGAGACGCATTTCGAGGATGGCCGGCCGGTGCGGCTGATCGGAACCGTGCTCGACATCACCGACCGCAAGAAGGCCGAGGAGGCCCTGCGCGAAAGGGAGACCCGTTACCGCACCCTGTTCAACTCGATGGACGACGGCTTCTGCATCATCGAGTTCTTCGACGGGCCGCACGGACCGTTGAGCGACTACGTCCATGTCGAGGCCAATCCCGGCTATGAGCGGCATACCGGCATCCCGGACATCGTCGGCAAGACGATCCGCGGCTTCGCGTCCGATGAGGCGGATGGCTGGGTCGAGCTCTACGGCGAGGTGCTCCGCACCGGCCAGCCGATCCGCTTCGAGCGCTATTTCGCTGCGGCAGGGCGCCATATCGACGTCTCGGCCGCCCGGATCGAGCCAGCGAGCCGGCGGCAGGTGTCGGTGCTGTTCCGCGACGTGACGGCGCGGCGGGAGGCGGAGGCTGCCCTGCGTGCCAGCGAGGCACTGGCGCGGGAGAACATCCAGCGCGTCCAGCTCGCGCTCGCGGCCGGGGCCATCGTGGGCACCTGGTTCTGGGACCTGCCGACCGACCGCTTCACGGTGGACGAGGCCTTCGCCCGCAGCTTCGGCCTCGATCCCGCGCTCGGACGCGTCGGCCTCAGCCTTGAACAGGTGGTCGCGAATGTCCATCCCGACGATAAGGCTGGCCTCATCGCCGCCATCAGCGAGGTCGTCGCCCGCGGCGGTGCCTATGCTCACCAGTACCGGGTGCGGCGCACCGACGGGAAGTACTACTGGATCGAGGCGAACGGCCGCGTCGATCATGCGCCCGATGGTACGCCCCTGAGCTTTCCCGGCGTGCTGGTCGACGTACAGGAGCGGCGCGCCCTGGAGGCCGAGCGCGACCGCGCCACCGCCGAGCTCCGCGCCCTGACCGAGACGCTGGAACAGCGCATCGCCGAGCGCACGGCCGACCTGCTGCTCGCGGAGGAGCAACTGCGCCAGAGCCAGAAGATGGAAGCCGTCGGTCAACTCACGGGTGGCATCGCCCATGACTTCAACAATCTGCTGACCGGCATCATCGGCTCGCTGGAACTGCTGGGCACGCGCATCGCCCAGGGGCGTTACAAGGATGTCGAGCGCTATGTCGGCGCCGCCCAGGGGGCGGCCAGGCGCGCTGCCGCCCTGACCCATCGCCTCCTGGCCTTCTCGCGCCGCCAGACCCTCGACCCCAAGCCGACCGACGCGAACCGCCTGGTAGCGGGGATGGAGGAGCTGGTCCGCCGCACCGTCGGTCCCTCGGTCGAGCTGGAGGTGGTCGGGGCAGCCGGGCTGTGGCCGACGCTGGTCGATCCCAACCAGCTGGAGAACGCGCTGCTGAACCTGTGCATCAACGCGCGGGATGCCATGCCCCATGGCGGCCGGCTGACCATCGAGACAGCCAATCGCTGGATCGACGAGCGCACCGCCCGCGAACGCGACATCGCGCCCGGCCAGTACATCTCGCTCTGCGTCTCCGACACGGGCACGGGCATGCCGCCGGACGTGATCGCCAAGGCCTTCGATCCGTTCTTCACCACCAAGCCGTTGGGGCAGGGCACGGGGCTGGGCCTTTCGATGATCTATGGCTTCGCCCGGCAGTCGGGCGGGCAGACGCGCATTTATTCGGAGGTCGGGCGGGGCACGACGGTGTGCCTGTACCTGCCGCGGCACCAGGGCGAGGCCGAGGCGGCCGAGGCCATGCCCGTGCCGGTGGAGGCACCCCGGGCCGAGTGCGGGGAGACGGTCCTGGTGGTGGACGACGATCCCACCGTGCGGATGCTGGTGATGGAGGTGCTGGAGGAGCAGGGCTACGCTGCCATCGAGGCGGGCGACGGTGCCTCGGGCCTCCGGGTGCTGCAATCCGACACCCGCATCGACCTGCTGGTGACCGATGTCGGGCTGCCGGGCGGCATGAACGGGCGGCAGATGGCCGATGCGGCCCGGGTCGGGCGGCCGGCGCTGAAGGTGCTGTTCATCACCGGCTATGCCGAGAACGCCGTGGTGGGCGATGGGCACCTGGAGCCGGGCATGCATGTCCTGACCAAGCCCTTCGCCATGGATGCCCTGGCCAACCGCATCAGGGAACTGATCGCCGCGGGATAG
- a CDS encoding aspartate/glutamate racemase family protein: MSRILVVNPNSSASCTDTIRDAVQSLVLAHGPRLEVTGLPEGPPAIATWSDWHAVAEPLCRLVEAEPAEAYVIACVSDPAIDLLRSVTPRPVLGALRSGIAAAVARGERFGIVAFVEASVQRQRRVLQAMGLEARCVASLPLNLPMEVLTGTEGPRPRLLELGQALKARGADSVILGCAGMAGHRRFLEDALGLPVIEPCQAAVAQALLATLP, from the coding sequence ATGTCCCGTATCCTGGTGGTCAACCCGAACAGTTCCGCGAGCTGCACCGACACGATCCGGGATGCGGTGCAATCCCTGGTCCTGGCGCATGGTCCGCGGCTGGAGGTGACCGGCCTGCCGGAGGGGCCGCCAGCCATCGCGACCTGGAGCGACTGGCACGCAGTGGCCGAGCCGCTCTGCCGTCTCGTGGAGGCGGAGCCGGCCGAGGCCTATGTCATCGCCTGCGTCTCCGACCCGGCCATCGACCTGCTCCGCAGCGTGACCCCGCGGCCGGTCCTCGGCGCGCTGCGTTCCGGCATCGCCGCCGCGGTGGCGCGGGGCGAGCGTTTCGGCATCGTCGCCTTCGTCGAGGCGAGCGTGCAGCGTCAGCGCCGCGTGTTGCAGGCCATGGGCCTGGAGGCGCGCTGCGTCGCGAGCCTGCCGCTGAACCTGCCCATGGAGGTCCTGACGGGCACGGAAGGACCCCGGCCCCGCCTGCTCGAACTCGGGCAGGCGCTGAAGGCGCGGGGGGCGGACAGCGTGATCCTCGGCTGCGCCGGCATGGCCGGGCACCGGCGCTTCCTGGAGGATGCGCTGGGCCTGCCGGTGATCGAACCCTGCCAGGCGGCCGTCGCCCAGGCCCTGCTCGCTACCCTGCCATAG
- the rbsK gene encoding ribokinase, which yields MVESSKRDSGRPAAGSRIGVVGSNMVDLVTYIERMPEAGETLAAPSFSMGHGGKGANQAVAAARLGAEVMLVSRVGDDLFGEGTIRNFQEAGIDARHVRAVPGTQSGVAPIFVEPSGENRILIVKGANEHLLPSDVEAAAAELRSCGLILLQLEIPLETVYHTIAWAAREGIEVLLNPAPATPELDVGRVLAATFLVPNQTELAIMTGLPTGTREEAERAARVLVEKGVRTVIVTLGAEGALLVTAEAVRHVPPVTVRPRDTSGAGDAFIGAFAQHYVRSHDIEAAMAWGAAYAADSITRPGTQKAFADAERFEAFRASLP from the coding sequence ATGGTCGAAAGCAGCAAGCGGGATTCCGGGCGCCCGGCGGCCGGAAGCCGTATCGGCGTGGTGGGCAGCAACATGGTCGATCTCGTGACCTATATCGAGCGCATGCCCGAGGCCGGGGAAACCCTGGCGGCGCCCTCCTTCTCCATGGGCCATGGCGGCAAGGGCGCCAACCAGGCCGTGGCGGCCGCCCGGCTGGGGGCCGAGGTGATGCTTGTCAGCCGCGTCGGCGACGATCTCTTCGGCGAAGGCACGATCCGCAACTTCCAGGAAGCGGGCATCGACGCGCGCCATGTCCGCGCCGTGCCGGGCACGCAGAGTGGCGTGGCACCGATCTTCGTCGAACCCTCCGGCGAGAACCGCATCCTGATCGTCAAGGGCGCCAACGAGCACCTGCTGCCCTCCGATGTCGAGGCAGCGGCGGCGGAACTGCGCTCCTGCGGCCTGATCCTGCTGCAGCTCGAGATCCCGCTGGAGACGGTCTACCACACCATCGCATGGGCGGCGCGGGAGGGGATCGAGGTTCTGCTGAACCCGGCGCCGGCGACGCCGGAACTGGATGTCGGACGGGTCCTCGCCGCCACCTTCCTGGTGCCGAACCAGACCGAACTGGCCATCATGACCGGCCTGCCCACCGGTACGCGCGAAGAGGCGGAGCGGGCGGCGCGGGTGCTGGTGGAGAAGGGGGTCCGCACGGTGATCGTCACGCTCGGCGCCGAGGGGGCATTGCTGGTGACGGCGGAGGCGGTGCGGCATGTGCCGCCCGTGACGGTCCGGCCACGCGACACCAGCGGTGCCGGCGACGCCTTCATCGGGGCCTTCGCGCAGCATTACGTCCGCTCGCATGACATCGAGGCCGCCATGGCCTGGGGCGCCGCCTATGCCGCGGATTCCATCACGCGGCCGGGCACGCAGAAGGCCTTCGCGGATGCCGAGAGGTTCGAAGCCTTCCGCGCCAGCCTGCCGTAA
- a CDS encoding N-carbamoyl-D-amino-acid hydrolase: MSRTLRLAAAQMGPTQRADSREAVLARLIALLEQAAGQGAQLVVFPELAFTTFFPRWLLEGAELDQYYESAMPNPQVQPLFDRAKALGVGFYVGYAERTPEGQRFNSAITTGPDGSILARYRKVHLPGSVEPRPGDRFQQLEKRYFEYGDQGFEAFRGPKAWGRPVMGMLICNDRRWPEAWRAYGLQGMELMLIGYNSAAYDPNGGSTENEEIRTFHSNLAAQANAYMNATWAVSVAKAGNEDGSGLIGSSVIVDPNGVIVAQAKTLGDEVVVADCDLDACRQGKEKMFNFAAHRRPEHYRRITEQGGAITPD, from the coding sequence ATGTCCCGCACCCTCCGCCTCGCCGCCGCCCAGATGGGACCCACCCAGCGCGCGGACAGCCGGGAGGCGGTGCTGGCCCGCCTGATCGCGCTGCTGGAACAGGCGGCGGGCCAGGGGGCGCAGCTCGTGGTCTTCCCCGAACTGGCCTTCACCACCTTCTTCCCCCGTTGGCTGCTGGAGGGGGCGGAGCTTGACCAGTACTACGAGAGCGCCATGCCCAACCCGCAGGTGCAGCCGCTCTTCGACCGCGCGAAGGCGCTCGGGGTGGGCTTCTATGTCGGCTATGCCGAGCGCACGCCGGAGGGGCAGCGCTTCAACAGCGCCATCACCACCGGGCCGGACGGGAGCATCCTGGCCAGGTATCGCAAGGTGCATCTCCCCGGCTCGGTCGAGCCACGCCCGGGCGACCGCTTCCAGCAGTTGGAGAAGCGTTACTTCGAATACGGCGACCAGGGTTTCGAGGCCTTCCGGGGTCCGAAGGCCTGGGGCAGGCCGGTGATGGGCATGCTGATCTGCAACGACCGCCGCTGGCCGGAAGCCTGGCGTGCCTATGGGCTGCAGGGCATGGAATTGATGCTGATCGGCTACAACTCCGCCGCCTATGACCCGAATGGCGGCAGCACCGAGAACGAGGAGATCCGCACCTTCCACTCCAACCTGGCGGCGCAGGCCAATGCCTACATGAACGCGACCTGGGCGGTGAGCGTGGCCAAGGCGGGCAACGAGGACGGTTCGGGGCTGATCGGCAGCTCGGTGATCGTCGATCCGAACGGAGTGATCGTGGCGCAGGCGAAAACCCTGGGCGACGAGGTGGTGGTGGCCGACTGCGACCTCGACGCCTGCCGCCAGGGCAAGGAGAAGATGTTCAACTTCGCCGCCCATCGCCGCCCCGAGCACTACCGCCGCATCACCGAGCAGGGCGGCGCCATCACTCCCGACTGA
- a CDS encoding LysR substrate-binding domain-containing protein — translation MLTLRQLEILRAMVRFQTTMATARHLSLSQPAVSTAIRQIEMQLGFPLFERVNNRLHPLEAASIVQEEAEPLLALHAALTERLQDLREAKTSRLRILSTPPLGQGVVPRVLGGFARRHPKLKIHFDIRDLNDVVRAVESGAADLGIGLGLGPQATLEVEVLAEARMVAICPPGHALAGLAVVTPGDLGAHSLVALDADTRMGAAVRHAFQSARQPFLFRAEVRTCSTACALVGTGTGVSVVDPFSAAPLPAGTLEIRPFEPAIPATAWAFWSNRKPLSPLGRRFIGEMRLALVQEPVPKP, via the coding sequence ATGCTTACGCTGCGCCAACTCGAAATCCTCCGCGCCATGGTTCGCTTCCAGACCACCATGGCCACGGCACGGCACCTGAGCCTGTCGCAGCCCGCGGTCAGCACCGCCATTCGCCAGATCGAGATGCAACTCGGCTTTCCACTCTTCGAGCGCGTCAACAACCGCCTCCATCCGCTGGAAGCGGCGAGCATCGTGCAGGAGGAGGCGGAGCCCCTGCTCGCTTTGCATGCGGCGCTGACGGAGCGCCTCCAGGACCTGCGCGAGGCCAAGACCAGCCGGCTGCGCATCCTCTCGACACCGCCCCTGGGACAGGGCGTGGTGCCACGGGTGCTGGGCGGCTTCGCCCGGCGCCATCCGAAGCTGAAGATCCATTTCGACATCCGCGACCTGAACGACGTCGTCCGCGCCGTGGAGAGCGGGGCCGCCGATCTCGGCATCGGGCTCGGCCTGGGGCCTCAGGCCACGCTGGAGGTGGAGGTTCTGGCCGAAGCGCGGATGGTCGCCATCTGCCCGCCGGGCCATGCGCTCGCCGGGCTTGCCGTGGTGACACCCGGGGATCTGGGCGCGCACAGCCTGGTCGCGCTGGATGCCGATACGCGCATGGGGGCCGCCGTCCGCCATGCCTTCCAGTCGGCGCGGCAGCCCTTCCTGTTCCGGGCGGAGGTCCGCACCTGCAGCACCGCCTGCGCCCTGGTCGGGACCGGCACGGGCGTTTCGGTGGTGGACCCGTTTTCCGCGGCGCCGCTGCCGGCCGGAACGCTGGAGATCCGTCCCTTCGAGCCGGCCATCCCTGCCACCGCCTGGGCCTTCTGGTCGAACCGCAAGCCGCTCTCGCCGCTGGGCCGCCGCTTCATCGGCGAGATGCGCCTCGCCCTGGTGCAGGAGCCGGTCCCGAAGCCTTAG
- a CDS encoding aspartate aminotransferase family protein — MNYVPKTNDIAGLIEADRAHVWHHLSQHKAYETVDPQLMVEGRGMRVWDAKGKEYLDATSGGVWTVNVGYGRESIADVVRDQLVKLNYFAGAKGSAPGAAFAKRLIEKMPGLSRVYYSNSGSEANEKVFKMVRQIAARHHGGRKWKILYRERDYHGTTFGALAACGQPQRNADYGPFPEGFVEVPHCLEYRSQYPDAEDYGIAAANAIEEVILREGPDTIGAICLEPITAGGGVITPPASYWPRVQEICRKYNILLHIDEVVCGLGRTGVWFGYQQYGVQPDFVTMAKGLASGYAAISCTVTTEAVFDLFKDNAADPMSYFRDISTFGGCLAGPAAALENMRIIEDEGLLENTTSMGQRLRDNLLALMERHAVIGDVRGCGLFYGAELVADRKTKEPLAEAKVQAVVAKCMEAGVIIGATNRSLPGLNNTLTLSPALIATEKDIDRITDAIDQALTAVAA; from the coding sequence ATGAACTACGTTCCGAAGACCAACGACATCGCCGGGCTGATCGAGGCCGACCGCGCCCATGTCTGGCACCACCTCTCCCAGCACAAGGCCTACGAGACCGTCGATCCGCAGCTGATGGTCGAGGGCCGCGGCATGCGCGTGTGGGATGCCAAGGGCAAGGAGTACCTGGACGCCACCTCCGGCGGGGTCTGGACGGTCAATGTCGGCTATGGCCGTGAGTCCATCGCCGATGTGGTGCGCGACCAACTGGTGAAGCTGAACTACTTCGCCGGCGCCAAGGGCAGCGCGCCGGGCGCGGCCTTCGCGAAGCGGCTGATCGAGAAGATGCCGGGCCTGAGCCGCGTCTACTACTCGAACTCCGGTTCCGAGGCGAACGAGAAGGTCTTCAAGATGGTGCGCCAGATCGCCGCGCGCCATCACGGCGGCCGGAAGTGGAAGATCCTCTACCGCGAGCGCGACTACCACGGCACCACCTTTGGCGCCCTGGCCGCCTGCGGCCAGCCACAGCGCAATGCCGATTACGGCCCCTTCCCCGAGGGCTTCGTGGAGGTGCCGCACTGCCTGGAATACCGCAGCCAGTACCCGGATGCCGAGGATTACGGCATCGCTGCCGCCAACGCGATCGAGGAGGTCATCCTGCGCGAGGGGCCGGACACGATCGGCGCCATCTGCCTGGAACCCATCACCGCGGGCGGCGGCGTCATCACCCCGCCGGCGAGCTACTGGCCGCGCGTGCAGGAGATCTGCCGCAAGTACAACATCCTCCTGCACATCGACGAGGTGGTCTGCGGCCTGGGCCGGACGGGGGTCTGGTTCGGCTATCAGCAGTATGGCGTGCAGCCGGATTTCGTGACCATGGCGAAGGGCCTGGCCTCGGGCTACGCGGCGATCTCCTGCACGGTGACGACCGAGGCGGTCTTCGACCTCTTCAAGGACAACGCCGCCGACCCGATGAGCTATTTCCGCGACATTTCCACCTTCGGCGGCTGCCTCGCCGGCCCTGCGGCGGCACTGGAGAACATGCGGATCATCGAGGATGAGGGCCTGCTGGAGAACACCACCAGCATGGGCCAGCGCCTGCGCGACAACCTGCTGGCCCTGATGGAACGCCATGCGGTGATCGGCGATGTGCGCGGCTGCGGCCTGTTCTACGGCGCGGAGCTGGTGGCGGACCGGAAGACAAAGGAGCCGCTGGCCGAGGCGAAGGTCCAGGCCGTGGTGGCGAAGTGCATGGAGGCCGGCGTCATCATCGGCGCCACCAACCGCTCCCTGCCGGGACTGAACAACACCCTGACCCTCAGCCCCGCCCTGATCGCGACGGAGAAGGACATCGATCGCATCACCGACGCGATCGACCAGGCGCTGACCGCCGTGGCTGCCTAG
- a CDS encoding glycoside hydrolase family 15 protein, giving the protein MPQEKLRTTIPDPAESPPEGAGFPIQDYAALGDGRSVALITPDGAVGWWCVPNMDSPPLFDRLLDAGQGGYFQIRPEGAFEVERRYRPDSNILETLIATPDGRARVTESLNSSLAGRLPWSELARRIEGLDGTVRFRIRAIFGTRGDTASPWLQPNPNGCVFHVGPLLGMMRCTPNIRILEEEDRSITATVTLSEGERATVAILAAEDEPLGVLPIEEIDARIDTSDEAWRSWAGDLRYDGPHREAVRRSALALKLLLYSPSGAIAAAATAALPERIGGDKNYDYRYAWIRDAAYTVNAFLRIGAMAESKAAFTWLMQRLGEHGPRVLYTLCGDKAPEARVIEALPGYRGSGPVVIGNAAAHQHQHGVYGDIFETAALFVGGGHIIDQRSARVLSGLADECADRWRQKDSGIWELEEPQHYTMSKISAWQALARAVELAEAGHLPSTCVPRWQRERDRIAAWIDAHCWSEKRRAYTFFPGTERLDASLTLAVRFGFDGRERLSSTLDAIRAELGRGALLYRYSGAEQEEGAFLACSFWMAEALAMLGRDAEAEAVFTGTLDAVAPGVGIMSEMVDPLTGDHLGNTPQGLSHLALIHAACTLQGDRKRPFGSTEGGAGPPGTARG; this is encoded by the coding sequence ATGCCGCAAGAAAAACTCCGAACCACCATTCCCGACCCGGCGGAAAGCCCGCCCGAGGGTGCGGGCTTTCCCATCCAGGATTATGCCGCGCTGGGCGACGGGCGTTCCGTGGCGCTGATCACGCCGGACGGGGCGGTGGGCTGGTGGTGCGTGCCGAACATGGACTCCCCGCCCCTCTTCGACCGGCTCCTCGATGCCGGGCAGGGTGGCTATTTCCAGATCCGCCCCGAGGGCGCCTTCGAGGTCGAGCGGCGCTACCGCCCGGACAGCAACATCCTGGAGACGCTGATCGCCACGCCGGACGGGCGTGCGCGCGTGACGGAATCCCTGAATAGCAGCCTAGCCGGGCGCCTGCCCTGGAGCGAGCTGGCCCGTCGCATCGAGGGCCTCGATGGCACGGTGCGCTTCCGCATCAGGGCGATCTTCGGCACGCGCGGCGATACGGCCTCGCCCTGGCTCCAGCCCAATCCGAACGGCTGCGTCTTCCATGTCGGGCCGCTTCTCGGGATGATGCGCTGCACGCCGAACATCCGCATCCTGGAGGAGGAGGACCGCAGCATCACCGCTACGGTGACGCTGTCCGAAGGCGAGCGCGCGACCGTCGCCATTCTGGCCGCCGAGGACGAGCCGCTGGGCGTGCTGCCGATCGAGGAGATCGATGCGCGGATCGATACCAGCGACGAGGCCTGGCGCAGCTGGGCGGGGGACCTGCGCTATGACGGACCGCACCGGGAGGCGGTCAGACGCAGCGCCCTGGCTCTCAAGCTGCTGCTCTATTCACCCTCCGGCGCCATCGCTGCGGCCGCCACGGCCGCGCTGCCGGAACGGATCGGCGGCGACAAGAACTACGACTACCGCTATGCCTGGATCCGCGATGCCGCCTACACGGTGAATGCCTTCCTGCGCATCGGCGCCATGGCGGAAAGCAAGGCCGCCTTCACCTGGCTGATGCAGCGGCTGGGCGAGCACGGTCCCCGGGTGCTCTATACGCTCTGCGGCGACAAGGCGCCGGAGGCGAGGGTGATCGAGGCACTGCCGGGCTATCGCGGCTCCGGCCCCGTGGTGATCGGCAATGCCGCCGCGCACCAGCATCAGCACGGCGTCTATGGCGACATCTTCGAGACGGCGGCGCTTTTCGTCGGCGGTGGCCATATCATCGACCAGCGCAGCGCCCGCGTGCTGTCCGGGCTGGCGGATGAATGCGCCGATCGCTGGCGGCAGAAGGATTCCGGCATCTGGGAGCTGGAGGAGCCGCAGCACTACACCATGTCCAAGATCAGCGCCTGGCAGGCCCTCGCCCGAGCGGTGGAGCTGGCGGAAGCCGGGCACCTGCCCTCCACCTGCGTGCCGCGATGGCAGCGTGAGCGGGACCGGATCGCGGCATGGATCGACGCGCATTGCTGGTCCGAGAAGCGACGCGCTTATACCTTCTTCCCCGGCACCGAAAGGCTGGACGCCTCGCTGACCCTGGCCGTGCGCTTCGGCTTCGACGGGCGGGAGCGACTGTCCTCCACGCTGGACGCGATCCGGGCGGAGCTCGGCCGTGGCGCGCTGCTCTACCGCTATTCGGGTGCCGAACAGGAAGAGGGAGCCTTCCTGGCGTGCTCCTTCTGGATGGCCGAGGCCCTGGCCATGCTGGGCCGCGACGCGGAGGCCGAGGCGGTCTTCACCGGCACGCTCGATGCTGTCGCCCCCGGGGTCGGCATCATGAGCGAGATGGTGGACCCCCTGACCGGCGACCATCTCGGCAACACGCCGCAAGGGCTGAGCCACCTTGCGTTGATCCACGCCGCCTGCACGCTTCAAGGCGACCGGAAGCGGCCTTTTGGGAGCACGGAGGGCGGCGCGGGCCCACCGGGGACGGCGCGGGGCTGA